A single genomic interval of Pyrus communis chromosome 7, drPyrComm1.1, whole genome shotgun sequence harbors:
- the LOC137740737 gene encoding nuclear transcription factor Y subunit C-2-like, whose protein sequence is MSWNPQLSEINNTIVTRKHHQLPLARVKRIKKSNEEVKLVSSETPIVFSKACESFIRELTLRSWLHTEGNKRRTLKRRDIAGAIGHDRLLEFLLDVVPFDHNDSQKVFLLNCFDCFLFA, encoded by the exons ATGTCTTGGAATCCGCAATTATCGGAGATCAATAATACAATAG TGACAAGAAAACATCACCAGCTGCCTCTTGCAAGGGTCAAAAGAATCAAGAAATCCAATGAGGAAGTAAAG TTGGTAAGCTCAGAGACTCCAATTGTCTTCTCCAAAGCCTGTGAGTCGTTTATTAGGGAGTTAACACTCCGCTCTTGGCTCCACACGGAAGGAAACAAAAGACGTACGCTCAAGCGGCGTGACATTGCCGGAGCGATTGGGCATGACAGGCTTCTTGAATTTTTGCTTGATGTTGTTCCATTTGATCACAATGATTCACAAAAGGTGTTTCTTCTTAATTGTTTTGATTGTTTCTTGTTTGCTTAG